AAaggaatggttttaaaaaagcaacaacaaaaaatctgGAAAGCACAGTCCTAAGAGGGAGCACTCAGCATAGGAGTCCAGCCAGGCTCAGGCATGCCAGGCTCACGGGGTGGATAGCTGAGGTTATTCTGTGTTACTCTAGGCTCTGGTTCCAAAATTGAAGGATGCTTCCTGCTCCTAAGCACTCTGGAAAATCCTCTCCAGCTATGCCAACAGTGAAggattcaggggaaaaaaataaatcaaagcaaaaagaaaggtCCAAGTCTGTGCTTTGCTTAGGCCTTCCTGAAAATCCTGTGAGGAAGGAATGGAGATGCTCTGCAAGAGCAAGGAGTAGCTTTTGTGTCATAATCTTAGAAGCAAAACTGCCTTAACCAAGAGGGCCAGAAGCACTTCAGGTAAGTGATCCTATTGCTGTCCAGCTGGAGCTAAActctccaggggctgcaggaattCGCTTTGTGGATGAGGCACAAAGTCTGAACCACACACTCAGCAGCAGATTGACATTCCCCCCTGAACTGACAGAGGGTGAGGCCAATGTGGTGATCAGGACACACAGGGAGAGTTTTGGGGTGAACACACAACTCAGACACGCCCCGAATCCACAGGTAACCTTGTGCAAATCATTTATTGCCTTGGTGGTTTGGATCCCAAccacattttttgtttccttcctaaTTAGATGATAAACTATTCGGGATAAGAAACTGATCCTTCCAGATGGGTGCACGTAACACCTGACACAATGAGACTGAAACCTTTACAGGGCCTTCCAGAGCCTGGGTAAGTAATAAAGGCATCCCACAGGTCTTGCAGAGGAACACATTGGCTCTCCAGgtctctgcagcaggacaccAGGGGaacaaagaacagagaaaaataggaaGTTTCTGTACATTtccttgggagaaaaaaaaaaaaaaactctaagAATTCCTGCCATCACATACCCAAGAGGTGGATAAGAGAATCTCAGCGCACATGCCCTGACTCCAAAGCTGAGCCCAAGAGCTGCTGGGGGGAACACGTGCCCCGGGAGGGTAACTTACAAAACggtttcctttgttttttctgtaaacaaGATTTCACGTATCTCTCCAGTTCTCGTAACGTTGTGGGCTTCAAGGTTTCAAAATCTATTTCAATCTCGTCGGGATTGGAGTCTCTGAGGGAAGGTTCCCGGGACTGGATGATGTGAACCACCCTGCCCAGCTTCTCCCCGGGCAGCCGGTTGATGTCCAGGCTGAGCTGTCGTTTCTCATCGTAGGTCATGGgcagcccttcctcctcctcatccgAGTCGTAGCTTGCAGATGCCTGTTTGCCTCCTTTCTtgggctgcctggggaggttgTCAAGCATGAAAACATTCATGGGGATGCAGCAATGAattcttttctccctcccctcagCTCCCTTGTAACAAACATCCCCATGCTCTTGGCTTTGAAGCTCTTGTCAGATGGCTGGAACGGCACCACAAGTGCTGAAAAAGTTCAGCAGCCTGAGATCAGCTGTTGTGTTCCTATTATATTTTAGCCCTGTGAAGTGTGACAATGAGCCCAAGTAGCAGCAGGGGTGCAGCCATGAAATAGCACGTTCTTGGTGGCTGCACAAAAGGCAAGCCCCAAAACCTTATCTGAGAGCAATCAGGCAGGGATTCAAAGAGCTGGACAGTGAAAACACCATGGTTCCACTGCCAGCTCCAAGTTAAAGACTCCCTGGAGCtgtctgggaatgggaacagtGTTCAGCAGCAAATTAACAACTACTGAGCTTCCCCAGGAATtaagggcagagctggaagctCTTGGCTCTCCCCTCAAGGCACCCTGGCTCTCACCTGTTAGCTGTGGTTGTGCTGTTCGCTTTCTTAGCTGGGGCTTTCTTCTGTTGGGGTTGTTTGGGTGGTTGAGCCACCTTGGGTTTCTTGTCCTCCTCAGCTTTGactttgtgcttttctttctccttctctttatctttctttttcttctctttctccttcttctctttttttttctttggtttgttcACTGGCGCTTGGGACAGTGCAGCCAGCTGCTCATGGACAGCTTTCAGCTgggaggaaacaggaaaaatcatCAAGGCAAGGTAACTGCTGCCTCCACAAACCCTTCCCTCTACATCCCAAGCTGTAGCCAAAAATCAAGCAGTTCATACTCTGTGATGGCAGAAAGAAGGAGAGAGCATCAGCATGGAGAAAAATGAtcttgaaaaaaatggaagaaatgaagaaacacGCACTGATAGCAGAGCTGAATGCTTTTCCCCTTAGGTTGGGAATGTTTCCCTGCATGCCAGCCTAGGTGGGATTGTTCAGGACacaatccctgctgctgtgctgtgtgtaaTGCACAGACCCAGGGCTGGGTGGTGCAGtacctgctcctggagctcgGCCAGCCGAGTCGCCCGCTCCTCCTCGGAGTCGGAGCTGTCGGAGTCGGAGGAGCTCTCCTcgctgctgtggctgctctctgtgcttttgCTCACCACTGGGGCTGTTGGGGGAGGTGGAGGGGGGGCCTCTGCAGGCTCATCAGGCATTTTTGCAAACCTCATCTCAAAGACATCCtgtgaaaaaaggagaaaaattgaGTCTCGGCCACAAACAGCTCACTCTGGTTTCTTAAACACATCGGGGCAGGGTCTTTGTGCACTAcaagtaaataataatatacAGAATATGGAAAAGCCTAAGAAAAATCTccatactttaaaatattataatatttgGCATTGGGCCCATGCCATGTGAAGAGCACAACAGTCCTGCAGAGAGCACGAGGCTCTTTCCAAGGGCTAGAGAAATCTCCCTTGTTGGTGCCAAGAACAGATCCACACCTGGATCTCACCTTGTACCTGAACAAAAAACCCTCTGGAGGATGCATTTGCCAACACCTTTACCTGGAGCTTCCTGGCCATGGCCACCACCTCGTGGTCTGGAGGATTGTACTTGTAACAATTAGAGAACATTAACCGAATATCTGCTGCAAAACCTTGTGCATCCTGGTATTCCCGACTgtccattttcttctgcaaataaaCAAGccaaagggaaaggggaaagaaaaaaaaaaaaaagccataagCAAAAGGTATTTGTAGCAACAGCATGGAAGGCATGAGAACTTCAGCCTCAAAAATCCCATCTAAGAGAATGGAGGTTTGATTTGGGTTATTTGGATTATTGGTTCTTAAACAGCATTCAGAGTTTCTGCTTTATAAAACAAACACCAGGCAACCAAACCAGTTGATATTTCATAGTAGTTTAAATGCTAAGAGTCTAAATTGGCCTTGTTTTCTAAGTAGTAGGATATAAATCTGTCAGGGTCCACATTCTACCagaaaacatttagaaattattagaaaaatcatttagaaaaaatggatcaggaaataataaaaacaaagatcATGGATGGAAAGGGCAAGAGTCAACAAGCAAGTTACAATTACAGGAGTACCTGAAGTGTGTGTTTCTACATATGCTTGGATATATTTGCCTTAGAAATCTGAAAGGGCAGAAAAGATCATGAAAATCTGAGTTCCTGCTAACAGAGGGGAGGAGGTTTGCTCTGCAATTCCTACAGCAAAATAGGCATTTACAGCTAAACTACAACTCCCACTCTTTATTTAAGTCCAACTGATAGAAATGGATACAGACTTCACCCTCCATGAACCTACTCATAATGTTATTTCCTAGAGTAGTGAGGATAAATGTCAAATATTTGTACCTTGTTCCTTTCTCTTATTTTGCAGCTCTCACTTCCAGCTCTCACTTCCATTTCTCTTGCTGTTTGGGACTCAATGGTTTGGGTTTAGAGAGCAGTTTATAGCATTCCTAGCACTTAATTGATTTTGTGCATATATTACTACTATGTATAAAACCTTAGCTCCAAttactgctgctgaaaggaaCCAGAAGCTAACACTAGgtttcatttgcatttaaaagacCTGGGTTTAAAGAAATTCTCCATTTGCCAAGTGCTTACAAGCTCCCCTTTTATTTGTCTTGGGCACCTGTATCCCCAGAGAAGGGAAGGGTTGATGGCAGACAGGCTGATGGGGACAGACATCCCCCGTCCCAACAGCAatcagggatgctcagggtcTGTCACCCACCCCTAACACGagcaaaattcccatttttcacaGAACTACAGAAATTTCACAGCTGTGATAGACTTTTAACTGTCTTGAAACACTGCAATGACTCCTGGAGCTGTTTTTGTTGTGAAAAGGGCAGAATTTCACCTCCAGGGATTCAGCTTCTGAGGGAGCTGATGCAGGGTGGTGACATCCCTGCAGCCAGACATCTGTCAAACTTTTGTCAGGAGACCTAATTTTCCTGGTGAATAACCCAGGAGACAGCCTGGAAGCCACAgcacaaaggcagaaaaggaaataggTTTGTGGTGCTCCTGTCTGAAAACCCTCTCAGGCCAATTCCAAAGCAAAACATATGTTCAAACcaaagagtttattttaaaacacatcttACTGCATGAAAGGcctttttatatttgtttggCATACTCAGGGCCTGATTACTGCCTATGAAATACATTCCAGGGTCTGAGGCCTTGCTTTTCATCCAAACTCAACagttttccagccctgcagttTTAATctgtggatttttgttttatttcttataaaGAATAATTAGcttaacaaaagaaagaaaagcattttaaatcgGTGGGCTGGAATATCTTGTTATAAATACACTTGGAGATATCCAGctgcttacaaaaaaaaaaagtgattacaTTTACAACTGGAAATCAGGagtcaggcagggctggcagaggtggaGCTCACCCATCCTCTGTCCCACAGACAGCATCTGCCACAGCAATCTCATTTCCCCCCTCAATCAATTGTTTAATCATCTTTACTGTtcataaatttgttttctcatgtCTAATGTGTCCCTTGCTCTAAGGTAAGTCTTGTCCTGCTCACAGAAGACACAAAGAATGTCTCCTCACTTTTAAGACCCTGcactcagctgctctggaaaagaGCAGCTCACTGCAGGAAAACTAAGGGGTGAGCAGAgttccatccctggaggaaGTGCTTTATTCCAAAAATGCAAACCCTCCTGCACAGCAAGGCTGGTTGCTTGTTCACCAGTGAGTAAAGCAAAGGCAGAGACATCCTTGTCACTGCTGGGACCTGGcagccaggggatggagcaggagaggaggtgctccaggtcccccagcacacagagggggacagggatgctctgcaagtggtgcctgcctgcctggggacagcagcagctgcagcctcagtgCATCCCCCTCCACAGGCAATTagagctgctgcccctctctCCTCACACTTCCACCCTTTCCTACCccatgcagctctgctctctccttctCTGTGATAAAGAGAACTGAGGTGGAGATGAGCTCACAGATCCTGTCCCTTCAGCTGTTCCCATTCTCAATCAGAGCTCCAGCACAACattccagcacatccctggcTGGAACAAGCTCAGCTACAGCCCCTCCATCTCACCTGCCCCTGGCACAGTCATCACAGCCAACCTGCCTCCTCCaccacacacagagaaaacaaccTCCGAATCCTCCTGCAGACACctctgccagggaaaaaaatgctccTGGACGTGAAGGATACTCTCTGAGGAAAATCAAACCCAACACAGCCACAGAAGCAAAGAGACAAGATGTGTAACAGCTGCAGCAATGCTcgtgttttattttctcacataATTCCTCCCAGGTTAATTTGGAGTCCCTTAGTTGTGCTGCTTTATCACAGCCATTGTCACTTGGGCAGAATTAAATCTAAAAACCTTTCAGAGCCACAGAGAAAATCCCTGACACTGGAAAATGACACTGCCTGCAAAGGGCAGGTTTCTGTTCCACACAGTGAATGTTAAGAGCTGCATCTCTCAGAAGTCACACCATGATCTGCAGGCCAAGAGCAATGACAATAAAACACTCCATAAAAACCAATACCAGACAGCACTTCAAACAACTTTATTTATACCATGTGGAATGAGAAACCCAGAGTCTTTAGGTGTCAAAGACTCCACTGGGTTTGCCATCAGCCTGTCTCCAATTTTCTACCCTACACTATCAGGTGCAGAGGGAGGATATCACCTGCACTTGCCAGAAAGGGGGAGAGGTGCACAATTTTAAAAGAGTGAAGTCAGGGCCTTAAAGAGATTTAAGTATGAAGAAGTCACCAACTCAAGAAATCACAACTCTGCATCTAGATTTTTCAGGACACAGCACAAGGATTTCTTGCAATAAGAAATCACCTAAGCACACATGGAAATACCAGTTTGAGAAGGTCAGGATTTCACTCTGTCCCTCCCTAATCTTCCTGCAATCACCTGAGCATTCAACTAGCAGTCTGCAGGTATCTCTAGAGACCCAGAGCATCCCTAGGATGGATGCATGACACATCAGAGTGTGACATGCTGCTCCTGGGTACCACACAGGATCTGCCAAGGAATATGACGGGaatcacagccacagctgcccttTGGTCACCTGGGCAGTCAGTCACACAGTCCCAGGCACTTTCAGACAGTCCCAGGCACTGGCTCAGCTGGCAGTAAAACCCTTCTGGCGTCAGTCACACAGTCCCAGGCACTGGCTCAGCTGGCAGTAAAACCCTTCTGGCAGTGCCACTGAAAGCCAGCAACAGCATCTTCACCTCCTGCACATGGAAATCTCCCCTTCATCAACACAGAATCCAGTGCCTGGCTCACAAGAAGATGGGAACTACAAAGTTCCCTTTGCTTCATGAAGGCATTCAGCAAACCTCCAAACCTACAGGGAAAAACAAGAATATTGGACCATAATAAGCTAAACTCTTGAGGAGCCAAGCATGAACCACAAAACTATCAGACATCTCCCTGAGTACCATCACATTCCAGTTGGAATTGCTCAGTGTAAGCCTATCTGCCACCACCAAGTGGGTaggcagcagcttctggaaATGGGACACCATCAATTGAATCCTATGAAATAAAGCACCTCCTCTTCTCAGAGTGCAACACAATCCTAAGAGCACCAGTTAAATACCACATAGAGGAGAGGATGCTTTGTGTACATCATCTGCTTtgcagggcaggaaaaaaaaaaagctgtcccAGGTTATTGCaaaaaagggagaggggaaggaaacaaaatacaaaaatatccAGCTGGTATCCAAACAGTGTCGGTTTCCaccctttccccttccccctcccacaAAGGAGCAACCAGAGGGAGCCCCACAAAAAGAGGTGGTAAATGAGGACATACTTTCACAGTACTGAGATCCATGGGGTGTTTGATAATATCGTGATAGTCATGTAATTCCAAGGCCTCTGCATCCACGGGCTTGTAAAAGGGCCATGCATAGGCTGCGTGCTTCTTGGAGAGCATCTCCTTGAGGATGCTGTCACAGTACTTGAGGTGCTCAGAGAGTTTGCCCTTCTTCCCTGCATGCTGAGGCACCTCTCCATCCTCCAGGTCCTTCTTTGGTGGTTTGATGGGGCGGCCGCCGCTCTCCCTGCGCCCGATGATTTTGGCCTGTTTGGGGTCCGACAGCGGCGTGGGGGACTCGCTCCTGCTGGCAGTGATGGCAGAGGTGGTGGGGGTGGTGGTGTCTGCTTTCCTCTTCACTCCctttttctgaaacagcagagggacaggctCCATCAGTACACGCCCAGCAGAAAGCCTAGCACGGCTCATCCTTAGTTCTGCCAGAAAAAACCCGGTTATCTCACTGGGGTAAATGGGATTTGTGCACGTCACCCGAGCCACAGTGCCCAACCATTTGCTCCAGCCCGAGCCCAAGCATGCTGCAAAATGTGATATTTCCCTGAGATGGAAGGCAGGACTCTTACCCTGTGTTTGCCCAGTCGAGTactgcagctcagctgatgCATCAGGACTGAGCAAGTGGCAGTAATGTCTGAGTCCCCAGTGGCAGGATCAGGCTATAAGTTCTGAACCAAAGCATTTTAATCACCAAAGACCCATGAGCCTTCACTCCCCTGTATTTAGTGGGGGTGCTAAGGTAGATTTTGCTTTAAGCAAACAAACCCTCTCACATAAATTCAAGCTGTGACTGTCCAGTCAGCTCTCCTGTGCTTCTATGAAGGATTTATTTCTCTGGAGAGGGAGATAGGGAGGAAAAAGTTCCTTAGAGAAATCTAAGGGAAATCTTAAGTAAATCCTGAGCAGAATTAATTTTACAGTGTGTATTTGGCAAACTCGCTTCTGGGTTCATCCTTgagttttcaaaagaaattgaTTCTCAGAAGCAAGTTACTTGGACAGAAACTGAAATATGAGACAGGAGGAAGACAGCTTAGCTGCAAGATCTGACTTACAATTTCTCTAGCAATTCCCAAACTATTGagttaaaaagcaaagcaattctgtgcctctgctggTCCAAGCAACCTCACAACCAAAATTGTTGCAGTTAATTCCACAGTTGAGATAAAAAGACCCCCAGCTTACTCTGAGCTATGCTTTcatcatttttaaagcaatacaCAGCTTGCTAagaaaatttcaattatttagGTAATGTCTTCATTTACCCATAAATTAACATAATAAATAGCAAAACACCAGTGACAACTCCCAAAAGATTACTCAGTAAGGAAGACAGAACTAATGCACCCAAAACCTGCAGGCAACATCAGTCTCCTCCAACTGGAGTGACAGGCTTGTCTTGAACTGGTtgaaagcagagaggaacaTACCTAATGCTGGAGCCTGCAAACCTTAAAGGAACAGCCCCAGTGAAACCAGGAGCTCAGTTACAGGGGGAAGAGATGCTTGGAGCTGCAAACTTTAAAGGAGCAGCCCCAGTAAAACCAGGAGCTCAGCCAGAGAGGGAAGAGATGTTTTGAGCCCACAAACCTTAAAGGAACAACCTCAGCAAAATCAGGAGCTCAGTTACAGAGGGAAGAGATGCTTGGAGCTGCAAACTTTAAAGGAACAGCCCCAGTAGAATCAGGAGCTCAGTTACAGAGGGAAGAGGTTTTTTGAGCTATTTGGTGCAAAATGGGGAGAATCCAAGaaccctggagcagcagcacaggggaaggCTGTGAAAGGAGAGGCTGGAACAAACACAGGTTGTGAAGACCCAGAAGGCATTCCCAATTAGAGAAGCCAAAGCAAGccctgtgccctctccctgTCGGTCAGCCTTTCGGTCACCCCCACTCTGTTCCCCTGTTGGCCTTTTCACCCTAACCCCACCCCTGAACACCCCCTGTCCCTTGGCAATTGATCCCTGATGctctccccaccctgctcaTCCCATCTACTTAAACCTAGACCCTCACAAGCCCCTTTGCCTTTGTTCCCTGAACTCTGGACAATGCAGACctgtggctgaaataaacaccTCTGTAAAGTTCTTACCaaggcctttcctgctcctttaCTCGCcttcaccccaagcaacaacAAGATGCAACAACAGGCGGCATCACCTGAGCTGGGCTGTTTAAAAACCGGCAGAACTGTTCTCAACCCTCTCCAACCCAACACCCaaggctgccagcaggagcacagggctccaGCAACGCAGCTCTCAGAGGAAGTGTCCGGATTTACCTTGACCACGGGGGGCGTGGGGGTGTTTGTTAAAGCGATAAAAAATAGCTGagcttaatttattttgttctgagAACCATATAAATCTTCTTTCATTATACAATGTCTCAAGTAGCAGGCaggtacaggaaaaaaaagttatttgctGATTCTCTTTAATATGATCCTTTTCTAGAATTTGGAGTCAAATGTAATCCAAATCCTTGTAAAACTTGCTGAAACTTGTGGCCTTCAGTGGGCTGAATGCCAGTACAAAACACAGATGTCCTAGGTGTTCTCAACGTGTTGTATGTGCGTCATTACTGTAAGGCTAGGCTCGATCACAACACTTACTTGCAGTTTCACCAGTCATAAAAGCCCCTTGTGTAAAACAGGTCAGACATCTGACTATGGGAATCCAGGATATTtccctggcttccctggatGCCTCCAGACCCGGGCACGGGGCTCAGAGGCCTTGGCACAGTGCCCAAGACCCCAGTGGGTTTGATCTCAGTCCCTGGGAAAAATTACCATCATTACGAGAAGAATTtcaagtcacaaaaaataagtaaagcataaattagactgttagaaggtagaaaagtgaatttatagAATTGTTGTAATAAGGGGTTCAGAGCCAAGGCAGAGGAATTTGGGCATGGTatgtctttctttcttcttctttgtgGCATCCAGCTTTTGGGTTAGGATGGCACTTCTGGATTGGTTTGGGAGAAAGCTGGGAGAAAGTGCAATGTAAGTGTCatgtattggaaagtaattgtaaacACCATGTACGTAATTTAtagtataaaaaaaaagacctgccagagagcaggcagtgtgCCTCCGACTGACCTGCTAGACAGACCTCTGTAGGCCAGGGAAAGAATTCCttagataagaaagaataaacaacccTGGAAACCCCAGAAAACGGCTTCTGACTCTTCCTTCGGTGCTCgagctgggaaaaaaccaaGAACTCTAACACCACCAAATACTGTGCAGTGAGTGATCTCAGGCTCAAAGAGATGTCACTGGTCACAGGAGAGAATTGGTGCTGCTGGATTTTGTCACACAGTGTGTGATGTTACACCCCAGGGTATGACAAAAGTGAGGAATCTCTGACCTAAGTGCTTGTGCCACAGGTTTAGGTCAGCCACAAGCAAAATAATTCCAGTTTTTCACATGGAGTGTGTTGCTCTGGGACAGTCTTCATCCCTTGgatgctcccagagctgcactgagctcagctaaagagcaggagatggaaCAGTGGGAGAGGTTCACACCAAGCAAATGGCAACAACCACTGCCCTAAACCACCTGGGCACCCAGGAGCCCAAAGCACCTCAGATCTGCCACAAGTGCACAGGGTGGGACTCTTGGGattgtcctgtgcagggacatAAGCTGGGCTCAGTGATCCTTCCAACTCCATATTTTGTGATTCTCAGCAGTGCTTAAGCCTCCTGATGGCCTCAATGTCTCTGATGCTACACCTGCACTGCTAAAAACCTGCCTACTGTTATAACAAGGGGGACAAACCTAGCACCTAATAACCAAAGCAGCAATCCTCCTTCGATGTTTTATCAAAGGATGTTGAAAAGATACAACATCATTAATTTCTCTGAGCTTGGATAGAGTTATAGCTCCATTTAGCACCTGAAATGTGGGAAAACAGAGGAACAATTGATTTTACCAGAGCAACAATTAGACCTTgtttagaggaaagaaaaaaaccaactgcaATCATTTAACTCAGCCCACACAAGGTCCTTTATGAACTGTTTTACCATGCTTGGATGTTTTAGTCCTAAATCCATTTAAAATCAATTCTAGGTAAGCTGAACTAAACTTAGTTTCCAGTGATATGCAATGGTCTAACCAGCCTTCTGCAATGGCATAATAAATCCTTTAATTTTATGATGTTGTAACCATgtgtgcaaaagaaaaatatacagGGTTTAGGGAATTAGTAAAATTTGAGTCCAAGTCTCTGCTGTGTCAGATTTCTGCTAGAACCCAGGGTCAGCTGCATAAACCCAAATCTGTAAAGGCTTTCCATGCCATGgtctggcactggcagcagacTGGCATTTCTGactactttgtttttccttgccttGGTTTCTTCTTtgcacagagaagcagcagcactgccctccctCACTGAAGTGCAAGTCACAGATGGCAGGATTGGTGGGACAAAAATGCAGGGTCACAGAGAGCCCTGAAACCCTGAGTGAGCATCACCCAGACATCTCACACTGCTTTGACTGTGAGACCAcactctcccttcccagcctcctcccacctgcacagcccagcagcctggaaGGTGGGGCAGGCTTGGGAACACCCCcaccctccctgtccctggccGGATCCCTACctgtgccctggctgcctgctgaGGGCTTGCGACCTTTGCCTTTAGGAACTGGGGGCAGCAACTCCACCTCCTCCTGAGGCATCTGGGCAACCTTCTGCAGAAATATCTTCTCCAGGGCTTGGGCCATCAGGACAATGTCATCTGTGGGCTGCACAAGGAAGAATATGAGCTTTTGTTGTATCATTCACATATCTGAAGCAGCGAGGTTGAAGATCAGGCTTAGAAAATTATACACATAAATTATGGTATTCACATGCTGACAATAAACAGATTAGCTCTTCTCCCTCCTTGCTTGCCACTCTCCTGCTCTTCCATTCTGCTCTAGCATGCAATAATTACAGCCCCTAAGTGTGCTGCATCCAGAGAATTACCAGGACTTCAGTAGGAGCCTGATAAACCAGTATCCTGTGCAGCAGTGTGGAAGCAGCAAACTGGAACGGATGAGCTGTCCTCCCCTGCTTGCCAGCAGGTCCAAGGGAAGAGGCTAAACACACATTCTGTGGCTCAaactaattaatttatttcagctgttcTCCAGTCTGGGTCTATGATGACAAATGActggagaaaacagaacacaaagaaTTTTAACAACCtaacaaaacagcaaacaagccaaacccaaaataataataataataagcaGCAATCTAAATGTGTGTAAGCATGAACATATTTATGGACACAGAGTCAAAGAAGAGAGTTATGATTCTTGAACTCCTTTCTGCTGCTAAGAGACACTGTTTAGTGCCAGACAGTCTCACACACAGCATTAAAGCACCTCAAAAcacctgcagagcactgcactAAGTGCAGCTCATCCCAGAAAACTCctaactgaaaagaaaaagagtaaaaactTGCTGCATAACCCCAGAACAGAAATCTACCTATAATTAAAAGGCATATTTGCCATTGTAACTGCCCTGGGGGAAGAAAGAGGCAGCACAAAGACAGCTTTGTGCATTTCAAGTAACGTGGTTGCAATTAGTGGCATTTCAAATCCTTGCAAGGAGGGTCTGGAGCCGGCCCTGTTCAAAACCTGCACAGTAACAGGGGCAGGTGGGTGTTTTCTAAAGGTTTTTATAGTTGTTTTTTTACCTTGTTATAAATGTAACAGTTTGTAAACATGGTG
This sequence is a window from Ficedula albicollis isolate OC2 chromosome 17, FicAlb1.5, whole genome shotgun sequence. Protein-coding genes within it:
- the BRD3 gene encoding bromodomain-containing protein 3 gives rise to the protein MSAVTSAIQAPQGPVNPPPPEVTNPSKPGRKTNQLQYMQNVVVKTLWKHQFAWPFYQPVDAIKLNLPDYHKIIKNPMDMGTIKKRLEHNYYWSASECMQDFNTMFTNCYIYNKPTDDIVLMAQALEKIFLQKVAQMPQEEVELLPPVPKGKGRKPSAGSQGTGRDPARDREGGGVPKPAPPSRLLGCAAQLFFIALTNTPTPPVVKKKGVKRKADTTTPTTSAITASRSESPTPLSDPKQAKIIGRRESGGRPIKPPKKDLEDGEVPQHAGKKGKLSEHLKYCDSILKEMLSKKHAAYAWPFYKPVDAEALELHDYHDIIKHPMDLSTVKKKMDSREYQDAQGFAADIRLMFSNCYKYNPPDHEVVAMARKLQDVFEMRFAKMPDEPAEAPPPPPPTAPVVSKSTESSHSSEESSSDSDSSDSEEERATRLAELQEQLKAVHEQLAALSQAPVNKPKKKKEKKEKEKKKKDKEKEKEKHKVKAEEDKKPKVAQPPKQPQQKKAPAKKANSTTTANRQPKKGGKQASASYDSDEEEEGLPMTYDEKRQLSLDINRLPGEKLGRVVHIIQSREPSLRDSNPDEIEIDFETLKPTTLRELERYVKSCLQKKQRKPFSASGKKQAAKSKEELAQEKKKELEKRLQDVSGQLNNNKKPAKKEKSGSTPSGGPSRLSSSSSSESGSSSSSGSSSDSSDSE